From the genome of Pygocentrus nattereri isolate fPygNat1 chromosome 25, fPygNat1.pri, whole genome shotgun sequence, one region includes:
- the si:dkey-56m19.5 gene encoding fibrous sheath CABYR-binding protein, with amino-acid sequence MGGKLSKKKKGYDVSDPKDKKEESAVVTTSASEQKDEAPVTEATKAPEQAAEPAAAPTDVMEEVKEEPAATKEPAPEQPSAAPVEAAPAPKEPEAAPEKPPAPVEPTSAPVEAAAPKKEPSLHSVEPPAAPVEAASAPVEVKSAPMEQVPKKPVEEPSAPTVEAVSAPVEDAPAPEEPAVAPKEPAPALEEPTVAKDEPTPAPQEAAPVEVAVATTPAETVTAPAEPETTPVEAAAAPEETGPAPEDPPVVLVEATITQVESVPVPEELVAAPSEPGVLPQELAAAEPEPTPVKSEAATEEPVVAPVEAVAVLEEPVAAPEEPVAALEEHVAAPEEPVAAPEEPVAAPEEPVAAPEEPVAAPEEPVAVPEEPVAAQEEPVAAPEEPVAAPEEPSAAPKESVAAPEEPAAALEEPAAAPEEPAASPEEPEATPEELAAAQVVEEAVQDVLSTIEVQEVSAENAENIEVPEPELPEPSQESEPTAAAPEPEPVAAPKPSEPEPVARPESEEPIPEIVISESASTNELSAEEPSAAPSATEEKLDNGECDSAGAEEEPSGTAPKVNGDCKEKANGEANGDAEECVNGVVAEKAAQEHNDCELKKDLSLAADAVVVSQAIDTV; translated from the coding sequence ATGGGAGGCAAGCTgagcaagaagaagaagggaTATGACGTCAGTGATCCCAAGGATAAAAAGGAGGAGAGTGCAGTGGTAACAACATCAGCCTCAGAGCAGAAGGATGAAGCTCCGGTCACTGAGGCCACCAAGGCACCAGAACAAGCTGCTGAGCCAGCTGCTGCACCTACAGACGTAATGGAAGAAGTGAAGGAAGAGCCTGCAGCAACCAAGGAACCTGCACCAGAGCAACCATCAGCTGCTCCAGTGGAAGCTGCACCGGCCCCAAAGGAACCAGAGGCTGCACCAGAGAAGCCTCCAGCCCCAGTAGAACCTACATCTGCTCCCGTGGAGGCTGCAGCTCCCAAAAAGGAGCCATCACTGCACTCAGTGGAACCTCCAGCTGCCCCTGTGGAAGCTGCTTCTGCCCCTGTAGAGGTTAAATCTGCCCCAATGGAACAGGTCCCAAAGAAACCAGTGGAGGAACCATCGGCTCCTACTGTGGAAGCTGTTTCTGCACCTGTAGAGGATGCTCCTGCCCCAGAGGAGCCAGCAGTTGCTCCAAAGGAGCCTGCACCTGCCCTAGAAGAGCCTACAGTTGCCAAAGATGAACCTACACCTGCCCCACAAGAGGCTGCACCAGTGGAAGTGGCTGTAGCAACAACCCCAGCAGAGACTGTAACTGCCCCAGCAGAGCCTGAAACTACACCAGTAGAGGCTGCAGCTGCCCCAGAAGAGACAGGACCTGCCCCAGAGGATCCTCCAGTTGTCCTGGTGGAGGCTACAATTACACAAGTGGAATCAGTTCCTGTCCCAGAGGAACTGGTAGCTGCACCATCGGAGCCTGGAGTGCTACCACAAGAACTAGCTGCTGCAGAACCAGAACCTACCCCAGTAAAATCTGAAGCTGCCACTGAGGAACCTGTTGTGGCCCCAGTGGAGGCTGTAGCTGTCCTAGAAGAGCCTGTAGCTGCACCTGAAGAACCTGTAGCTGCCCTAGAAGAGCATGTAGCTGCACCAGAAGAACCTGTAGCTGCACCAGAGGAACCTGTAGCTGCACCAGAAGAGCCTGTAGCTGCACCAGAAGAGCCTGTAGCTGCACCAGAAGAACCTGTAGCTGTACCTGAAGAACCTGTAGCTGCACAAGAAGAACCTGTAGCTGCACCAGAGGAGCCCGTAGCTGCACCAGAAGAACCTTCAGCTGCACCTAAAGAGTCTGTAGCTGCACCGGAAGAACCTGCAGCTGCACTGGAAGAACCTGCAGCTGCACCAGAAGAACCTGCAGCTTCACCAGAAGAACCTGAAGCTACACCAGAAGAGCTTGCAGCAGCACAGGTAGTGGAGGAGGCCGTCCAGGACGTTTTAAGCACCATAGAGGTTCAAGAAGTATCAGctgaaaatgcagaaaacatagAGGTGCCAGAGCCAGAGCTTCCAGAACCATCTCAAGAATCCGAGCCCACTGCTGCAGCCCCAGAACCTGAACCTGTTGCAGCTCCAAAACCTTCAGAACCTGAGCCTGTTGCCCGGCCAGAGAGTGAAGAACCCATTCCTGAGATTGTGATTTCCGAGTCAGCTTCAACCAATGAGCTCTCAGCTGAGGAGCCCAGTGCTGCCCCTAGCGCTACGGAGGAGAAGCTGGACAATGGCGAGTGTGACAGCGCTGGAGCTGAGGAAGAACCTTCCGGAACCGCGCCTAAAGTGAATGGGGATTGTAAGGAGAAGGCCAATGGAGAGGCCAACGGAGATGCTGAGGAGTGTGTCAACGGAGTGGTGGCAGAAAAAGCCGCTCAAGAGCACAACGACTGTGAACTGAAAAAGGATTTAAGCCTGGCTGCTGACGCCGTGGTGGTCAGCCAGGCCATCGATACGGTCTGA